A genomic stretch from Candidatus Kryptonium sp. includes:
- the lpxA gene encoding acyl-ACP--UDP-N-acetylglucosamine O-acyltransferase, protein MSTFIDPRAVVSPNAQIGDNVKIGPFTVIEDNVVIGDGTIIGSNVFIGYGTRIGKNCKIFHGASVGSIPQDLKFKDEETTLEIGDNTVIREFCTLNRGTSYSGKTVIGSNCFIMAYVHIAHDCVIGNNVIMANAVNLAGHVVVEDYVVIGGLVPVHQFVRIGQHSIVGGGWRVPKDVPPYIMAAREPLRFEGLNIVGLRRRNFPKDVIQKIEYAYRIIYQSNLNVSQALKKLKEETDLIPEVQNIINFIEKSQRGIIRGPYDK, encoded by the coding sequence ATGAGCACCTTTATTGATCCGCGGGCTGTTGTTAGCCCAAATGCCCAAATCGGGGATAATGTCAAAATAGGACCTTTTACAGTAATTGAAGATAATGTCGTAATTGGAGACGGAACTATCATTGGTTCAAATGTATTCATAGGGTATGGCACAAGAATTGGAAAAAATTGTAAAATTTTTCACGGAGCTTCTGTTGGTTCAATACCACAGGATCTAAAATTTAAAGATGAAGAAACCACGCTTGAAATTGGTGATAACACGGTGATTCGTGAGTTCTGCACACTAAATAGAGGGACATCTTATTCAGGTAAAACCGTCATTGGTAGTAATTGCTTTATCATGGCTTATGTTCATATTGCGCATGATTGTGTGATTGGAAACAATGTAATAATGGCAAATGCGGTGAATCTTGCTGGACATGTCGTGGTTGAAGATTATGTCGTGATCGGCGGACTTGTTCCAGTTCATCAGTTTGTAAGAATTGGACAGCATTCAATTGTTGGTGGTGGATGGCGTGTTCCAAAAGATGTTCCACCATATATAATGGCAGCTCGCGAGCCGTTGAGATTTGAAGGACTTAACATCGTCGGCTTGAGGAGACGAAACTTCCCCAAAGATGTGATCCAGAAAATTGAGTACGCTTACAGGATAATCTACCAATCAAATCTGAATGTTTCGCAGGCGTTGAAGAAATTAAAAGAAGAAACCGACCTAATACCTGAAGTTCAAAACATAATTAACTTTATTGAAAAAAGTCAACGCGGGATAATCAGAGGTCCTTATGACAAGTAA
- the panB gene encoding 3-methyl-2-oxobutanoate hydroxymethyltransferase yields MSLKKVTTKTLLEMKKRGEKIAMLTAYDFLIAKLLDESGIDVILVGDSLGNVFQGHETTLPVTVDDMIYHAKAVCRGVKRAMVVVDMPFLSYQVSIEEAVRNCGRVLKETCAEGVKIEGGSEIVDVIYKLTSIGIPVMGHLGLTPQSIHKFGSYDVRGVDEKEAEKILNDAKSLESAGVFSIVLEKIPAHLAKKVTESVSVPTIGIGAGPFCDGQVLVVYDMLGLFEEFKPKFVRRYAEIAKTIRNAFENYISDVKSGKFPNENESY; encoded by the coding sequence ATGAGTTTGAAAAAGGTCACGACCAAAACTTTGCTTGAGATGAAAAAGCGGGGAGAGAAGATTGCTATGTTGACCGCTTACGATTTTTTGATTGCTAAATTGCTTGATGAATCCGGAATTGATGTAATCCTCGTTGGTGATTCACTTGGAAATGTTTTTCAAGGACATGAAACAACTTTGCCTGTCACGGTTGACGATATGATTTATCATGCAAAAGCTGTATGTAGAGGTGTTAAGAGAGCGATGGTTGTGGTTGATATGCCGTTTTTATCATATCAAGTAAGCATTGAGGAAGCGGTGCGGAATTGCGGAAGAGTTTTAAAGGAAACCTGCGCCGAAGGTGTAAAGATTGAGGGCGGTAGCGAGATCGTAGATGTCATTTACAAATTGACTTCAATTGGGATTCCTGTCATGGGACATCTTGGTTTAACTCCGCAGAGCATACATAAGTTCGGAAGTTATGATGTGCGCGGTGTTGATGAAAAAGAAGCAGAAAAAATTTTAAACGACGCAAAATCCCTTGAATCGGCAGGCGTGTTCTCAATTGTCCTTGAAAAAATACCTGCGCATCTTGCTAAAAAAGTTACCGAGTCGGTTTCTGTTCCAACAATTGGAATTGGAGCAGGTCCATTTTGTGATGGACAAGTTTTAGTCGTTTATGATATGCTTGGATTATTTGAGGAGTTCAAGCCAAAGTTTGTGAGAAGATACGCCGAAATTGCAAAAACCATAAGAAATGCCTTTGAAAATTACATATCCGATGTTAAATCTGGTAAATTCCCAAATGAGAACGAATCGTATTAG
- a CDS encoding bifunctional UDP-3-O-[3-hydroxymyristoyl] N-acetylglucosamine deacetylase/3-hydroxyacyl-ACP dehydratase — protein MLVQQQTIKRAISLSGVGLHTGQWCTITFKPAPPNYGIRFKRVDLGGAPEIPALVEYVVDVSRGTTLGIGDVRVHTVEHVLAAIAGLQIDNILIELDSIEPPVGDGSAKPFVDALLEAGIEKQDEPKDYLIIDQAILYSDESKGVDIAALPLDDFRITIMIDYKNPALGSQHTGLFSLEKEFVTEFAPARTFCFLHEVETLYEMGLIRGGNLDNAIVIVDRDLSKDEIERLSKKFGLNEVVFLGSNGILNNKPLRFKNEPARHKLLDLLGDLALVGAPMKAQILAARPGHASNIEFVKKIRKLYLQKKLVKRYQFEKKEGVVFDINAIQRILPHRYPFLLVDKIVDFKMEERIVGVKNVTGNEFFFQGHFPGHPIMPGVLIIEGMAQTGGILLLNGEENMDNKYVYFMAIKNAKFRKPVFPGDTLIFEVEMVDRRTKYCTMRGKAYVDGKLVAEAEMMAAIVTKSELTSVEQTSEKEA, from the coding sequence ATGCTTGTTCAACAGCAGACGATAAAAAGAGCGATCTCGTTATCGGGAGTTGGATTACACACAGGGCAATGGTGCACGATAACTTTCAAGCCTGCGCCACCAAATTATGGGATTAGATTTAAAAGAGTTGATCTCGGAGGCGCGCCAGAAATTCCCGCACTCGTTGAATATGTTGTTGATGTCAGTCGCGGAACTACTCTCGGAATCGGTGATGTTAGAGTCCATACAGTTGAACATGTGCTTGCTGCGATCGCTGGGCTTCAAATTGATAATATCTTGATTGAACTTGATTCAATTGAACCACCAGTTGGTGATGGAAGTGCGAAACCTTTTGTTGATGCTTTGCTTGAAGCAGGGATTGAAAAACAGGACGAGCCAAAAGATTATTTGATAATAGATCAAGCGATTCTTTATTCAGATGAAAGCAAAGGTGTTGATATCGCCGCTTTGCCTCTTGATGATTTCAGGATCACGATAATGATTGACTATAAAAATCCTGCTCTTGGAAGTCAACACACTGGATTATTTTCGCTTGAAAAGGAATTTGTAACTGAATTTGCCCCAGCGCGAACATTTTGCTTCCTGCATGAAGTTGAGACGCTTTATGAAATGGGATTAATACGAGGCGGGAATCTTGATAATGCGATAGTGATAGTTGATCGTGATCTTTCAAAGGATGAAATAGAAAGGTTGAGTAAAAAATTTGGTTTAAACGAGGTCGTTTTTCTTGGAAGCAATGGTATTTTAAACAATAAACCTTTGAGATTCAAAAACGAGCCAGCGAGGCATAAGCTTCTTGATCTCTTGGGTGATCTCGCTCTCGTTGGTGCTCCAATGAAGGCGCAAATCCTTGCTGCAAGACCTGGGCACGCAAGCAACATTGAATTCGTGAAAAAGATAAGAAAACTCTATTTGCAGAAAAAGCTCGTAAAGAGATACCAGTTTGAGAAAAAAGAAGGTGTTGTTTTTGACATCAATGCCATTCAAAGGATTTTACCGCATCGTTATCCTTTCCTGCTCGTTGATAAAATAGTTGATTTCAAGATGGAGGAGAGAATAGTTGGGGTTAAGAATGTAACAGGAAATGAATTTTTCTTCCAAGGTCATTTTCCTGGTCATCCGATAATGCCTGGTGTTTTGATAATTGAAGGGATGGCTCAAACTGGCGGTATCTTGCTTTTGAACGGTGAAGAGAACATGGACAACAAATATGTTTATTTCATGGCGATAAAGAACGCAAAATTTAGAAAACCTGTCTTCCCAGGAGATACTCTTATATTTGAGGTTGAAATGGTTGATAGGAGAACAAAGTACTGCACCATGCGTGGGAAAGCTTATGTTGATGGGAAACTTGTTGCCGAAGCAGAGATGATGGCAGCAATAGTTACAAAATCGGAGTTAACTTCTGTTGAACAAACTTCGGAAAAAGAAGCATGA
- a CDS encoding efflux RND transporter periplasmic adaptor subunit produces MKWKIIAAIVFSSLVSLLAGYFLAKEIFPSSVKGFDENVKLSSGQKVLYYRCGMHPWVIADKPGKCHICGMDLTAVYEGEESGSDVVKIDPTIVQNIGVKIEPVRRMELRKSIKTVGVVDYDETKIAVITTKVSGWIEKLYVDYTGKFVRKGEPLFEIYSPDLVTAQEEYLQAINYKQRVSQSRDPNIIEGADQLVESARKRLLYWDISEEQIKELESTKQVRKTLIIYSPVDGVVIEKNIFLGIKVAQGMNLMKIVDLSTVWVYADIYEYELPWVKVGEEAEVEIPYLPGKILKGKISYIYPFLQTETRTVKVRLEFENFGYFLKPDMYVNVIIKSKVAINTIAVPEQSVIRTGKRDIVVVSLGEGRFKSVEVKLGVLADGYYQVLEGLYEGQDIVTSSHFLIDSESNLRAALAGLFHQHYEENKQNQETKKTQKRDKSEIRHEHKDEKSVKSQTPNKAIDPVCGMEVDPKVALSYTYKGENFYFCMKSCLEKFRKNPEKYLKK; encoded by the coding sequence ATGAAATGGAAAATTATCGCAGCAATCGTTTTTTCTTCTCTCGTTTCACTTTTGGCAGGATATTTTCTCGCAAAGGAAATTTTCCCATCGTCAGTTAAGGGTTTTGATGAAAATGTAAAATTGAGCTCAGGGCAAAAGGTTCTTTATTACAGATGTGGAATGCATCCGTGGGTGATTGCTGATAAACCGGGGAAATGTCATATATGTGGAATGGATTTAACAGCGGTTTATGAAGGTGAGGAAAGCGGAAGTGATGTGGTGAAAATTGATCCAACTATAGTCCAGAATATCGGTGTAAAAATTGAACCTGTAAGAAGGATGGAACTCAGAAAGAGCATCAAAACGGTTGGCGTAGTTGACTACGACGAGACAAAGATCGCAGTTATCACGACAAAAGTTTCGGGATGGATAGAAAAGCTTTATGTTGACTATACAGGTAAATTTGTTCGCAAAGGCGAGCCATTGTTTGAGATCTACAGTCCAGATCTTGTCACTGCACAAGAGGAGTATTTACAAGCGATAAATTATAAGCAAAGGGTCTCACAAAGTAGAGATCCAAACATAATTGAAGGAGCAGATCAACTCGTTGAAAGCGCAAGGAAACGACTTCTTTACTGGGATATTTCGGAAGAACAAATAAAAGAGCTTGAAAGCACGAAACAAGTTCGCAAGACGCTGATAATTTATTCACCTGTGGATGGTGTCGTGATAGAAAAAAACATATTTCTTGGAATTAAAGTCGCCCAAGGGATGAATTTAATGAAGATCGTGGACCTTTCAACAGTTTGGGTTTATGCTGATATTTATGAATATGAATTGCCTTGGGTAAAAGTTGGTGAAGAGGCGGAAGTTGAAATCCCATACTTGCCAGGTAAAATTTTGAAAGGAAAAATTTCATACATTTATCCATTTCTTCAAACTGAGACAAGGACTGTTAAGGTGCGCCTTGAATTTGAAAATTTTGGGTATTTTCTCAAGCCGGATATGTATGTAAATGTAATAATCAAATCAAAAGTTGCTATAAACACTATTGCTGTCCCCGAGCAATCAGTGATAAGGACTGGAAAACGAGACATCGTCGTTGTATCTCTCGGCGAAGGAAGGTTTAAATCAGTTGAAGTTAAACTTGGAGTTCTTGCTGATGGTTATTATCAAGTGCTTGAAGGATTATATGAAGGTCAAGACATCGTTACTTCTTCTCATTTTCTCATAGATTCTGAAAGCAATCTTAGAGCTGCGCTTGCTGGGCTATTCCATCAACATTATGAAGAAAATAAACAAAATCAAGAAACGAAGAAGACACAGAAACGAGATAAGTCAGAGATAAGGCACGAGCATAAAGATGAAAAATCTGTAAAATCGCAAACTCCTAATAAGGCTATTGATCCTGTCTGTGGTATGGAAGTAGATCCCAAAGTTGCTCTTTCATACACTTACAAAGGGGAAAATTTTTACTTCTGTATGAAATCGTGCCTTGAAAAGTTCAGAAAGAACCCGGAAAAATACTTGAAAAAGTGA
- a CDS encoding lipoate--protein ligase family protein, translating to MTSNKWIFLNTGFNDGEFNMRFDENLARLFAEGKIKPVLRVYGWRPYTISIGYNQDEKVFDFDKIKKTGIGFVRRPTGGRAILHSEELTYSVVMSSGGKSVLEIYNMLSKAIARGLSLLGVEFELEESQPDFKKLYREFNSIPCFASSAKYEIHYKGRKIVGSAQRRYGDVVLQHGSILIGEFHKKLPEFLKIDSQDLIEQLKDEIENKTISLNEIFGRQIKFEEVADVLKRGFEIELGIEFEEISQTKFQEIIS from the coding sequence ATGACAAGTAATAAATGGATTTTCCTTAACACTGGTTTCAATGATGGCGAATTTAATATGAGATTTGATGAAAATCTCGCTCGCCTTTTCGCGGAGGGTAAGATTAAACCAGTGTTAAGAGTTTATGGGTGGAGACCGTATACAATTTCAATAGGTTATAATCAGGACGAGAAGGTTTTTGATTTTGATAAAATAAAAAAGACAGGGATAGGTTTTGTTAGAAGGCCAACTGGTGGAAGGGCAATCCTTCATTCTGAAGAGCTTACATACTCAGTTGTGATGAGTTCCGGAGGTAAAAGTGTGCTTGAGATTTACAATATGTTAAGCAAGGCAATCGCAAGGGGGCTGAGCCTGCTTGGGGTAGAGTTTGAACTTGAAGAATCACAGCCCGATTTTAAAAAACTTTACAGGGAATTTAATTCAATTCCATGCTTTGCAAGCTCAGCTAAATATGAAATTCATTACAAAGGGAGAAAAATCGTCGGAAGCGCGCAAAGAAGATACGGCGATGTTGTCCTGCAACACGGTTCAATTTTAATTGGAGAGTTTCATAAAAAATTGCCAGAATTTTTAAAGATTGATTCGCAAGATTTGATTGAGCAGTTAAAGGATGAAATTGAAAATAAAACGATATCATTAAATGAAATCTTCGGTCGTCAGATTAAATTTGAGGAAGTTGCTGATGTCTTAAAGCGAGGTTTTGAAATAGAGCTTGGAATTGAGTTTGAAGAAATTTCTCAAACAAAATTTCAAGAAATAATTTCATGA
- a CDS encoding TolC family protein, whose amino-acid sequence MKFIQCLIVVCLFSISVFPQTLDDYIKIALENNAELKALELQVEALEKRIRQASALSDPMLMFGVVNLPTNLSFTQDMMTMKEFGFSQMFMYPGKYSLMGKMAQKDYEVAKEVYRSKKLELIANVKMLYFEIYYMTKAIEITNRSIDLLKDFVKIASTRFATGQGIQQDVLKAQVELSKMMDELIKMEAERKDMIVKFNALLYRKPMDSVSVPSGIEIVQFNKSYDELENLAFENNPMIIAMKKMVEKDKVMNQFAKSELIPDFEIKFSYGQRSFVDQSGMRAHDMLSFSIGLNIPVFFWRKQNLKIQETAIIVSQSEAKLAMMKNEVSRMIQETMNKIEKNIKLIELYKSGLIPQATQNLNVGLIGYQVGKIDFMTLVDNFMSLYNYQIQYEKIIADYNSKLAELEMLIGIEINENFKN is encoded by the coding sequence ATGAAATTCATTCAATGTCTAATCGTCGTGTGTTTATTCTCAATTTCCGTTTTCCCACAAACTCTTGATGACTACATAAAAATTGCGTTAGAAAACAACGCAGAGCTTAAGGCACTGGAATTACAAGTTGAAGCGCTTGAGAAGAGAATAAGGCAAGCAAGTGCTTTGTCGGATCCTATGTTAATGTTTGGGGTTGTAAACCTTCCGACGAATTTAAGTTTTACGCAAGATATGATGACAATGAAAGAATTTGGGTTTTCTCAAATGTTTATGTATCCGGGAAAGTATTCGTTGATGGGGAAAATGGCGCAGAAAGATTATGAGGTCGCTAAAGAAGTTTACCGTTCAAAGAAGCTTGAGCTTATAGCGAATGTCAAAATGCTTTACTTTGAGATTTATTACATGACGAAGGCAATTGAAATCACAAATAGGTCTATAGATTTGCTCAAAGATTTTGTAAAAATAGCATCAACGAGGTTTGCAACTGGGCAAGGGATTCAGCAAGATGTTTTGAAGGCACAAGTTGAGCTCTCAAAGATGATGGATGAATTGATAAAAATGGAAGCAGAAAGAAAAGATATGATAGTTAAATTCAACGCTTTGCTTTACAGAAAGCCGATGGATTCAGTTTCCGTTCCAAGCGGAATTGAAATTGTCCAGTTTAATAAAAGTTATGATGAATTAGAAAATCTTGCCTTTGAGAACAATCCGATGATAATTGCGATGAAGAAGATGGTTGAAAAAGATAAGGTTATGAATCAATTTGCAAAGAGTGAGTTGATACCTGATTTTGAAATCAAGTTTTCTTACGGACAGCGTTCGTTCGTTGATCAATCTGGGATGAGGGCGCACGATATGTTAAGTTTTTCAATCGGTCTTAACATACCTGTTTTTTTCTGGCGGAAACAGAATTTGAAAATTCAAGAGACGGCGATAATTGTTTCCCAGTCGGAGGCAAAACTTGCTATGATGAAAAATGAGGTTTCAAGGATGATTCAAGAAACGATGAACAAGATTGAAAAGAACATAAAATTGATTGAACTTTATAAAAGTGGGCTGATACCGCAAGCGACGCAAAATTTAAATGTTGGGCTTATAGGCTATCAAGTTGGAAAAATTGATTTCATGACGCTTGTGGATAATTTTATGTCTCTTTACAATTACCAAATCCAGTATGAGAAAATTATCGCGGATTACAATTCAAAACTTGCGGAGCTTGAAATGCTCATCGGCATAGAAATTAACGAAAATTTCAAAAACTAA